In Arachis stenosperma cultivar V10309 chromosome 1, arast.V10309.gnm1.PFL2, whole genome shotgun sequence, one DNA window encodes the following:
- the LOC130963598 gene encoding uncharacterized protein LOC130963598 isoform X1 encodes MANSGTKFVSVNLNKSYGQQSHHLHNNHSASFGSGRTNRPSSGHGGAGGGGGMVVLSRPRSSHKAGPKLSVPPPLNLPSLRKEHERFDSLGSGVGPAGASGSGTGSRPASSGLGWTKPATITAGEKEAPVEHALDGFDQGLRSGEGFGRGGSVYMPPAARSGPVGPTAAPVLPQPTVEKAAVLRGEDFPSLRAATLVSSTSGPAQKSKEKENSIQKLKNSGDESNVSGDQRKDESVVELHQQQRHSQFSIARGGGIGIGGEFGESGNGTRGGFGGSRGSAGEHGGRKQQDEYFPGPLPLVRLNPRSDWADDERDTSHGFTERSRGEGSRDHGLSLKSEAYWDFDMPRVGLLPHNNKHGFDKRGQLRDNEAGKVSSSEVSKLDHYDRNGVGVGVGVGVGVRPSSSGSRNLGKDNKYVPSPFRDNVNGDSGKRDMGYGQGQGGKPWSSNMTDSYGDRNNNAQQYNRNRVDSVQSSVSKSSFSLGGKGLPVNDPLLNFGREKRTLQKSEKAFMEDPFGASGFDGRDIFSSGLVGVVKKKKDMLKQTDFHDPVRESFEAELERVQRMQEQERQRVIEEQERALELARREEEERLRQAREQEERQRRLEEEAREAAWRAEQERVEALRKVEEQRIAREEEKQRMILEEERRKQAARQKLLELEQRIARRQAEASKVGNSSQLVDEKMSGVVNEKDASRATDVGDWEDSERMVDRILTSASSDSSSVNRPLETGSRPNFSRDVSSAFIDRGKPVNSWKRDAYDNWGSSAFYSQDQENGHNSPRRDPSIGGKAFMRKEYNGGAGFMSSRTYYKGVSEAPLDEYAHLRGQRWHQSGDGDHVGRSTDNDSDFHESFVERFGEGWTQGRSHPFPPYTERPYHNSEPEGPFALGRSRYSVRQPRVLPPPSLSSVHRPYRNGNEFTGPSAFLENEIRYDQAARTESTLPTGYDNVNRGQTEVVDALQEATVNENHKGDTTTGCDSQSSLSVSSPPSSPTHLSHDDLDESGVSPGILTAEESKNVLSAPENESNEIPTIAGNENVVTSSAVSSGDDDEWTNENNEQFQEQEEYDEDEDYQEEDEVHEGDDNVDLNQEFEDMHLQEKGLPHMMDNLVLGFDDGVQVGMPNEEFERTSKNEEPTFMGQQADGINLEERASFDDASNDGKGLQTVNDSSQVNLNSSSSLFHEPEKQNQDLLIQPSNAHSSVASESLGNVEASNGMSTHHSTSTSVPIAPHYSSSGQTIISNVAVTPNQADVPIKLQFGLFSGPSLIPSPVPAIQIGSIQMPLHLHPQVGTPISHMHPSQPPLFQFGQLRYTSPISQGLMPLGHQSMSFVQPNIPSGFSFNHNPGGRMQVQTGSEASDSFIKDGIRQHSVGSQPGNARSLPQGSQPSENAENIAGIKQAQIGTPHDGTDSARTAAGFQLDKQVSQNVVRKSSSASSSAKESEGLSLSRDASFHSLSKERDFVESKAHYPPSGGRGKRYVFTVKTSGYRSSGPAPRASRPDAGGYMRRPRRNIQRTEFRVRESADKKQSSSLVLTDQTGLDNKSNINGKGAGISGRAGPRRAFLNKSGKQSVESATENLHGMDSGSRFEKVDGKDSTKAQSFSHSGQSNLKRNLCSEEDVDAPLQSGIIRVFEQPGIEAPSDEDDFIEVRSKRQMLNDRREQREKEIKAKSRVAKVPRKSRSTSQSSMANSSKGPLPVGEVANSIPSDFVPAEGRGMTNIDVSSGFNSSMPSQSLAPIGTPPLKIDAQPDVRSQLNRSLQTSFPVVSGGEKDPGPGVIFESKNKVLDNVQTSLGSWGNAQINQQVMPLTQTQLDEAMKPQQCDSQTPVSNVTAIVNESSLPTSSILTKEKTFSSAASPINSLLAGEKIQFGAVTSPTILPPSSRAVSHGIGPPRSSRSDMQISHNLAGSDNDCSLFFNKEKHGDESHGHLEDCEAEAEAAASAVAVAAISSDEIVGNGLGTCSVTVTDGKGFVAADIDRVAAVALAGVGEQQSASQSRSDEPLSVSLPADLSVETPPISLWPPLPSSQNSSGQMISHFPSIPPHFPSGPPSHFPFYEMNPMMGGPVFAFGPHDESASTTQSQTQKTTTSAASRSIGSWQQCHSGVESFYGPPTGFTGPFITPPGGIPGVQGPPHMVVYNHFAPVGQFGQVGLSFMGTTYIPSGKQPDWKHIPTSSAIGPGEGDMNSMNMASSQRNPANMPSPIQHLAPGSPLMPMASPLAMFDVSPFQPSTDMSVQARWPHVPNSPLSSIPLSMPMQQQEGVQTTQFNHGPSVDQPLNIQRFTNSRTSTPSEGDRSFPRAADVNQLPDELGLVDASNPTAAKAEQNVVNKTPSLINIADAGEVSAQNGKGTKSNNQGASSAFKSQPSQQNISTLHYDNSSGHGHYQRGSVSQRNSSGGEWSHRRYQGRNQSMGTTDKSFPSSKVKQIYVAKQTIGGASSTS; translated from the exons ATGGCCAATTCCGGCACCAAATTCGTCTCTGTGAATCTGAACAAATCCTATGGGCAGCAATCTCACCACCTCCACAACAACCACTCCGCCTCCTTCGGATCGGGCAGGACTAACCGTCCCTCCTCCGGCCACGGCGGCGCAGGCGGCGGAGGAGGCATGGTGGTCCTCTCGAGGCCTCGCAGCTCGCACAAGGCAGGGCCTAAGCTCTCCGTCCCGCCCCCCTTGAACCTCCCTTCGCTTCGCAAGGAGCACGAGCGGTTCGATTCGCTGGGATCCGGCGTTGGTCCAGCCGGTGCTTCTGGTTCGGGAACCGGGTCCAGACCTGCCTCCTCCGGTTTGGGATGGACCAAGCCTGCTACAATCACTGCCGGGGAGAAAGAAGCGCCTGTGGAGCACGCGCTGGATGGATTCGACCAGGGATTGAGGTCCGGCGAAGGGTTTGGCCGCGGTGGCAGCGTGTATATGCCGCCGGCTGCTCGATCCGGTCCTGTGGGACCCACTGCCGCCCCTGTTTTGCCTCAGCCTACTGTGGAGAAGGCTGCCGTGCTGAGAGGGGAGGATTTTCCTTCATTGCGTGCTGCCACCTTGGTTTCATCCACTTCTGGGCCGGCACAGAAGAGcaaggagaaggagaattcgaTTCAGAAGCTGAAGAATTCAGGTGATGAAAGTAATGTATCTGGTGATCAGAGGAAGGACGAGTCAGTTGTTGAGCTTCATCAGCAGCAGCGTCACTCTCAGTTCAGTATTGCGCGAGGTGGTGGAATTGGAATTGGGGGCGAGTTTGGTGAGAGTGGAAATGGAACTCGAGGTGGTTTTGGTGGTTCTCGAGGCAGTGCAGGGGAACATGGGGGCCGGAAGCAGCAGGATGAGTATTTTCCTGGTCCGTTGCCCCTTGTTCGGTTGAATCCGAGGTCTGATTGGGCTGACGATGAGCGAGACACGAGTCATGGATTCACAGAACGGAGCAGGGGAGAAGGAAGCAGGGATCATGGGCTTTCTTTGAAGAGTGAGGCTTATTGGGATTTTGATATGCCGAGGGTTGGCTTGTTGCCACACAATAATAAACATGGTTTTGACAAGAGGGGACAGCTAAGGGACAATGAAGCTGGAAAGGTTTCCTCCAGTGAAGTTTCTAAGCTGGACCATTATGATAGGaatggtgttggtgttggtgttggtgttggtgttggtgtgAGACCATCATCCAGTGGGAGTAGAAATTTGGGGAAGGATAACAAGTACGTTCCATCCCCTTTCAGAGATAATGTTAATGGTGATTCTGGAAAGAGGGACATGGGGTATGGTCAGGGACAGGGAGGGAAGCCATGGAGTAGTAACATGACTGACTCATATGGTGACCGAAATAATAATGCACAACAGTACAATAGAAATAGAGTTGATTCTGTCCAGAGCTCAGTGTCGAAGTCTTCATTTTCCTTGGGAGGTAAAGGGCTTCCGGTTAATGATCCTCTGCTCAATTTTGGTAGAGAGAAACGTACATTGCAGAAGTCTGAAAAGGCTTTCATGGAGGATCCATTTGGAGCTTCTGGTTTTGATGGTAGGGATATATTCTCGTCTGGTCTTGTTGGGgtagtgaagaagaagaaggataTGCTTAAGCAAACTGATTTCCATGATCCTGTCAGGGAATCATTTGAGGCTGAGCTTGAAAGAGTTCAGAGGATGCAAGAACAGGAGCGGCAGCGAGTAATTGAAGAGCAAGAAAGGGCATTAGAATTGGCTCGCAGAGAAGAGGAGGAAAGATTGAGGCAAGCTAGAGAACAGGAGGAGAGGCAGAGGAGATTGGAAGAAGAAGCAAGAGAGGCAGCTTGGAGAGCAGAACAAGAAAGGGTTGAAGCTTTGCGGAAGGTAGAAGAGCAGAGGATTGCAAGGGAAGAAGAGAAACAAAGGATGATTTTAGAGGAAGAGAGGAGGAAACAAGCTGCTAGACAAAAACTTCTAGAATTGGAGCAAAGGATTGCTAGGAGGCAGGCTGAAGCATCAAAAGTTGGTAATAGTTCTCAACTTGTAGATGAGAAGATGTCCGGGGTAGTGAACGAAAAAGATGCATCTAGAGCTACGGATGTGGGTGATTGGGAGGATAGTGAACGAATGGTTGACAGGATATTAACTTCGGCATCTTCTGATTCATCAAGTGTGAATAGGCCATTGGAGACGGGCTCTAGACCTAATTTCTCTAGAGATGTTTCTTCTGCTTTTATTGATAGGGGAAAACCAGTTAATTCATGGAAGAGAGATGCATATGATAATTGGGGTAGCTCAGCCTTCTATTCACAGGACCAGGAGAATGGTCACAACAGTCCTCGAAGGGATCCATCAATTGGTGGAAAGGCATTTATGAGGAAAGAATATAATGGTGGTGCCGGATTTATGTCATCAAGGACTTATTACAAAGGTGTTTCGGAGGCTCCTTTAGATGAATATGCTCATTTAAGAGGGCAGAGGTGGCATCAATCTGGAGATGGCGATCATGTAGGCAGAAGTACAGATAATGATTCGGATTTTCATGAAAGCTTTGTTGAAAGATTTGGTGAAGGTTGGACACAGGGCCGTTCTCATCCATTTCCTCCATACACTGAGCGTCCATATCACAATTCAGAACCTGAGGGACCTTTTGCCTTGGGGAGGTCACGGTATTCGGTCAGGCAGCCCCGTGTTCTTCCCCCACCTTCTTTATCTTCTGTGCACAGACCTTACAGGAATGGGAATGAGTTTACTGGTCCTTCTGCTTTCCTGGAAAATGAGATTCGGTATGATCAGGCAGCCAGGACTGAGTCTACGCTGCCAACTGGTTATGACAACGTGAATCGTGGACAAACTGAGGTAGTTGATGCCCTACAAGAGGCTACTGTGAATGAGAACCATAAAGGCGATACCACAACAGGTTGTGATTCTCAGTCTTCGCTCTCTGTTTCAAGCCCCCCAAGTTCTCCTACTCATCTGTCTCATGATGATTTAGATGAATCTGGAGTTTCTCCTGGGATATTGACTGCTGAGGAAAGTAAAAATGTGCTTTCTGCTCCAGAAAATGAATCAAATGAAATACCTACCATAGCTGGAAATGAGAATGTTGTCACTTCTTCTGCTGTCTCAagtggtgatgatgatgaatggACTAATGAGAATAATGAGCAGTTCCAGGAGCAAGAAGAAtatgatgaagatgaagattaTCAGGAAGAAGATGAAGTGCATGAAGGAGATGATAATGTCGACCTCAATCAGGAATTTGAAGATATGCATTTGCAGGAGAAAGGATTGCCCCACATGATGGATAACCTAGTGTTAGGATTTGATGATGGTGTCCAGGTTGGGATGCCCAATGAGGAGTTTGAAAGGACTTCTAAAAATGAAGAACCCACATTTATGGGTCAACAGGCTGATGGCATTAATCTTGAAGAACGTGCTTCTTTTGATGATGCATCCAATGATGGCAAAGGCCTTCAAACTGTCAATGATTCCTCACAGGTGAATCTTAATAGTTCTTCTAGTTTGTTCCATGAACCAGAGAAGCAAAATCAAGATTTGCTCATTCAGCCTAGCAATGCTCATTCTTCTGTGGCATCTGAGAGTCTAGGCAATGTGGAAGCTTCTAATGGCATGTCTACTCATCACAGTACATCGACTTCAGTTCCTATTGCCCCGCACTACTCGTCTTCAGGCCAGACTATTATTTCCAACGTAGCTGTTACTCCTAATCAAGCAGACGTACCCATTAAACTCCAGTTTGGCCTTTTCTCTGGTCCATCTTTGATACCCTCACCTGTACCTGCCATACAGATTGGTTCTATACAGATGCCGCTACACCTTCATCCACAGGTTGGTACACCCATTTCTCACATGCACCCATCACAGCCTCCTTTATTTCAATTTGGGCAGCTGAGGTATACATCTCCTATATCACAGGGGTTAATGCCTCTGGGTCATCAGTCAATGTCGTTTGTTCAGCCTAATATTCCATCTGGTTTCTCTTTTAATCATAATCCGGGAGGTCGAATGCAAGTTCAAACTGGTTCAGAAGCATCCGATTCTTTTATTAAAGATGGGATCAGGCAGCATTCTGTTGGCAGCCAACCAGGTAATGCTAGGAGCTTACCACAAGGTTCCCAACCAAGTGAGAATGCAGAAAATATAGCTGGAATAAAGCAGGCTCAGATTGGCACTCCCCATGATGGTACTGATAGTGCTAGAACTGCTGCAGGTTTTCAGTTGGACAAGCAGGTGAGCCAAAATGTTGTTAGAAAGAGCAGCAGTGCTTCATCAAGTGCTAAAGAGTCAGAAGGTCTGTCTCTCTCCAGAGATGCATCATTCCATTCTCTTTCTAAAGAGAGGGATTTTGTGGAGTCAAAAGCACATTATCCTCCATCTGGTGGTAGGGGAAAGAGATATGTCTTTACAGTAAAAACTTCGGGATATAGATCATCAGGTCCAGCTCCAAGGGCCAGTCGCCCGGACGCCGGAGGATATATGAGGAGGCCCCGGCGTAATATACAACGAACTGAATTTCGAGTCCGCGAAAGTGCTGATAAGAAACAATCTTCTAGTTTGGTATTGACTGATCAGACTGGGTTGGATAATAAATCAAATATCAATGGGAAGGGAGCAGGCATTTCTGGAAGGGCAGGACCTAGGAGGGCTTTCCTAAATAAATCTGGAAAGCAGTCAGTAGAATCAGCTACTGAAAATCTACATGGAATGGATTCTGGAAGCCGATTTGAGAAGGTTGAtgggaaagattcaacaaaggcTCAGAGCTTCTCACATTCTGGACAGAGTAATCTCAAAAGGAACTTATGTTCTGAGGAAGATGTTGATGCTCCATTGCAAAGTGGAATTATACGGGTGTTTGAGCAACCTGGAATTGAAGCTCCTAGTGATGAGGATGACTTCATTGAAGTCAGGTCAAAGAGGCAAATGCTAAATGATAGGCGAGaacagagagagaaagaaatcAAGGCCAAGTCTCGGGTTGCAAAG GTACCAAGAAAATCTCGCTCCACCTCACAAAGTTCTATGGCAAATTCTAGCAAAGGACCCTTGCCTGTAGGAGAAGTGGCTAACAGTATTCCCAGTGATTTTGTCCCTGCTGAAGGGCGGGGAATGACAAATATTGATGTCTCATCTGGATTCAATTCAAGCATGCCATCCCAGTCATTAGCTCCTATAGGCACACCTCCTTTGAAAATTGATGCACAGCCTGATGTAAGGTCACAGTTAAACAG GTCACTGCAGACAAGTTTCCCAGTGGTTTCTGGTGGTGAAAAGGACCCTGGCCCTGGTGTGATTTTTGAGAGTAAGAACAAGGTTCTTGATAATGTCCAGACATCTTTGGGCTCTTGGGGCAATGCACAAATTAATCAGCAG GTCATGCCGCTTACACAGACTCAACTTGATGAGGCTATGAAACCTCAACAGTGTGATTCACAGACTCCTGTTAGCAATGTGACAGCTATTGTTAATGAATCCAGCTTGCCAACATCATCCATTTTGACAAAGGAGAAAACATTTTCATCTGCTGCCAGCCCCATTAATTCCTTGCTAGCTGGAGAAAAAATTCAATTTG GGGCAGTAACATCTCCAACTATTCTTCCTCCCAGCAGCCGTGCTGTGTCTCATGGCATTGGCCCTCCTCGTTCATCTAGATCAGACATGCAAATATCCCACAATCTTGCTGGATCTGATAATGATTGTAGTCTTTTCTTTAACAAAGAGAAACATGGTGATGAATCTCATGGCCATTTAGAAGATTGTGAAGCTGAAGCTGAAGCAGCTGCATCGGCTGTTGCTGTTGCTGCTATTAGTAGTGATGAGATTGTTGGAAATGGGTTAGGTACTTGTTCTGTCACAGTTACAGACGGTAAAGGTTTTGTAGCTGCAGATATTGATAGGGTAGCAGCAG TTGCTTTGGCAGGAGTAGGGGAGCAGCAATCTGCTAGTCAATCTAGATCTGACGAGCCTCTAAGTGTTTCTCTTCCAGCAGACTTATCTGTGGAGACTCCGCCCATTTCGTTGTGGCCACCCCTGCCTAGTTCACAAAATTCTTCTGGCCAAATGATCTCACATTTTCCTTCCATCCCTCCACATTTTCCTTCCGGCCCTCCTTCTCATTTTCCTTTCTATGAAATGAATCCTATGATGGGTGGTCCTGTGTTTGCGTTTGGGCCACATGATGAGTCTGCATCTACAACACAATCACAGACTCAAAAAACCACAACATCAGCAGCATCAAGGTCGATTGGGAGCTGGCAGCAGTGCCATTCTGGTGTTGAATCTTTTTACGGTCCTCCAACAGGATTTACTGGGCCATTTATAACTCCTCCTGGAGGCATCCCGGGAGTTCAGGGGCCCCCGCACATGGTTGTTTATAACCATTTTGCACCTGTTGGACAATTTGGTCAAGTTGGGTTGAGTTTCATGGGAACCACGTATATACCATCTGGAAAGCAGCCTGATTGGAAACACATTCCTACATCCTCTGCCATAGGACCTGGTGAAGGGGATATGAACAGTATGAATATGGCATCTTCACAGCGGAATCCTGCTAACATGCCATCGCCAATTCAACATCTTGCTCCTGGATCACCTCTTATGCCAATGGCTTCTCCTCTGGCTATGTTTGATGTTTCTCCTTTCCAG CCCTCTACTGACATGTCTGTCCAAGCTCGATGGCCTCATGTTCCTAATTCACCACTTTCATCTATTCCTTTGTCAATGCCGATGCAGCAACAAGAAGGGGTACAAACTACTCAATTTAATCATGGACCTTCTGTTGATCAGCCATTAAATATCCAAAGGTTTACCAATTCTAGGACTTCGACGCCTTCAGAAGGTGATAGGAGTTTTCCCAGAGCAGCTGATGTTAACCAATTGCCAGATGAACTTGGGTTAGTGGATGCATCAAACCCGACTGCTGCTAAGGCTGAACAGAATGTTGTCAACAAGACTCCCTCGCTGATCAACATTGCGGATGCCGGAGAGGTCAGTGCTCAGAATGGCAAAGGCACCAAAAGTAATAACCAGGGTGCGAGTTCTGCTTTTAAGAGTCAGCCCTCGCAACAAAATATTTCTACTTTGCACTATGACAATTCTTCAGGACATGGCCATTATCAAAGAGGTAGTGTTTCTCAGAGAAATAGTTCTGGGGGCGAATGGTCCCATCGTAGATACCAAGGAAGAAACCAATCTATGGGTACAACAGATAAGAGCTTCCCTTCATCAAAGGTGAAGCAAATTTATGTGGCTAAACAGACTATTGGCGGGGCATCGTCAACGTCATGA